One Candidatus Poribacteria bacterium DNA segment encodes these proteins:
- a CDS encoding DPP IV N-terminal domain-containing protein, whose amino-acid sequence MKQKLFYLPLILFSLFAINISSAGDIAFTSDRAGNLDIYIIDTNGEHLINLTEHGADDYSPTWSPDGRFIAYVSERDGNPEIYVIELNTKEQRRLTDDKATDLDPAWSPDGSTIAFASNLGRDHAADTDIYTMDTNGKKVQKLTSKGGHNSNPTWSPDGEWIAFRSTQDGIGGIHVMTAEGEKQEALTQVSATHPAWGPNGKEICFSSEALGGVATPTLFTVDTDGKKVQKLTDGTLASEDPSWAPDGQSIVFVSIADGSLYVIKAAGGDPRQLTDDLGLDFSPEWAPTAFSVSPRSNMQLMQWGVLKRSTRVKNYSQQFVVQ is encoded by the coding sequence ATGAAACAAAAACTTTTTTATTTACCACTGATACTTTTCAGTCTATTCGCTATAAACATATCGAGTGCTGGAGATATCGCCTTTACCTCTGATCGGGCGGGAAATCTTGACATCTATATCATAGATACGAACGGTGAACATCTCATCAACCTAACGGAACACGGCGCTGACGACTATTCGCCAACATGGTCGCCGGATGGACGTTTTATTGCTTATGTCTCAGAACGGGACGGGAATCCAGAAATTTATGTGATAGAACTGAACACAAAAGAACAACGACGGCTGACAGACGATAAAGCAACCGATCTGGATCCAGCCTGGTCCCCGGATGGCAGCACAATTGCTTTCGCCTCTAACTTAGGGCGCGATCACGCGGCGGATACAGACATCTACACGATGGATACAAATGGGAAGAAGGTCCAGAAACTCACAAGCAAAGGTGGTCACAACTCAAACCCAACATGGTCGCCAGATGGAGAATGGATCGCGTTTCGCTCAACCCAGGACGGTATCGGTGGCATACACGTGATGACCGCTGAGGGTGAAAAACAGGAGGCACTGACGCAAGTATCGGCGACACACCCGGCATGGGGACCTAACGGGAAAGAGATTTGCTTTTCCAGTGAGGCACTTGGCGGTGTGGCAACGCCAACGTTGTTCACAGTCGATACAGATGGGAAAAAGGTTCAAAAATTGACGGATGGGACGCTGGCGAGTGAAGATCCGTCATGGGCACCTGATGGACAGTCAATTGTCTTCGTATCTATTGCGGATGGAAGTCTTTACGTTATCAAAGCAGCCGGTGGCGACCCGCGTCAGTTGACGGATGATTTAGGTTTGGACTTTTCGCCTGAATGGGCACCGACGGCGTTTTCTGTTTCGCCGAGATCAAACATGCAATTGATGCAATGGGGTGTCCTGAAGCGATCAACACGCGTGAAAAATTATAGTCAACAGTTTGTGGTACAATAG